A stretch of Gadus chalcogrammus isolate NIFS_2021 chromosome 9, NIFS_Gcha_1.0, whole genome shotgun sequence DNA encodes these proteins:
- the si:ch211-176l24.4 gene encoding uncharacterized protein si:ch211-176l24.4, with product MTDLEVRDFEVPGQNYTLPSTGKKVKKPKKDHKRKDKSGVAMKKEGIQKKKEKKKLREAMKGMKDKKKKRKKDRAMKLAVEVDFISTQANSALQESQPLPKTDETLVKKLESSRPHCCDLPSQDGSPSILRHRKVTKKKKKVAFELGYGSFVAKYPKVVAPSTQSPEVNVSSSMQSEGSMGSDILVEGALNKHFKTEPQNNDDSQCTSDDINSQDLFITQKRFRAPSLDQSSEEITEEGIGRMRHVHQYGEMREKVRAKVPKKQQGHHRLALEEPSERTEKASTSFQKLEMMLLEEDMSLKPISSRCIALHSQPKQDAKTIQPAPLTPKRMSYIVNPKPLSLSNEVMKSPEVLVSEPAILEPLPTCKVSTSDTSTQTENFFSTELCSYLKFYQQSRLDNNRLDLIALDLSLPPKMRTDPGKSLLDSVKTSALKVKSVVGATGTKTLPPIRSAFRPGKHKDFSVPPPSSTQVKVSKETLASQAPCTAQGKVETTPSPQSEAEPKSSDTTVSSEESIRSGRADLVQVKAVQMRLNESFFFRSKGEGLSPRPESPLMKLIQGREKKSRKKR from the exons ATGACTGATCTTGAAGTCCGCGATTTCGAGGTGCCCGGGCAAAACTACACTTTACCCAGTACTGGCAAAAAAGTTAAGAAACCAAAGAAGGACCACAAGCGGAAGGACAAAAGTGGCGTAGCCATGAAAAAAGAAGGTAtccaaaagaaaaaggaaaagaaaaaattaaGAGAAGCAATGAAAGGAATGAAggacaaaaagaagaaaaggaaaaaggatAGGGCAATGAAATTAGCAGTTGAAGtagatttcatttcaacacaaGCCAACAGTGCATTACAAGAAAGTCAGCCGTTGCCTAAAACGGATGAAACATTGGTGAAGAAATTGGAAAGCTCCCGTCCACATTGCTGTGATCTACCATCTCAAGACGGGTCTCCCAGTATCCTTAGACATCGGAAGGTCaccaaaaagaagaagaaagtagCATTTGAATTGGGGTATGGTTCCTTTGTTGCCAAATATCCCAAGGTTGTAGCTCCATCCACTCAATCGCCTGAAGTTAACGTCAGCTCCTCCATGCAGAGTGAAGGGTCCATGGGTTCTGACATTTTGGTGGAAGGTGcattaaataaacattttaagaCTGAGCCACAAAACAACGATGATTCTCAGTGCACAAGTGATGATATAAACAGCCAGGATCTTTTCATAACCCAGAAGAGGTTCAGAGCACCATCCCTCGACCAGTCCAGTGAGGAAATCACAGAAGAAGGTATTGGTAGAATGCGTCATGTCCATCAATATGGAGAGATGCGAGAGAAGGTTAGAGCTAAAGTACCCAAAAAACAACAGGGACACCACAGGCTGGCACTTGAAGAACCCTCCGAGCGTACAGAGAAAGCCTCAACAAGTTTCCAGAAATTGGAGATGATGTTACTAGAGGAGGACATGAGTCTCAAACCAATATCAAGCAGGTGTATTGCATTACATTCACAACCCAAACAGGATGCTAAAACAATACAGCCGGCACCCCTTACACCCAAAAGGATGTCATATATAGTGAACCCGAAACCATTGAGCTTGTCTAATGAAGTGATGAAGTCGCCAGAAGTCCTTGTTTCCGAACCAGCCATTCTTGAGCCACTCCCAACTTGCAAGGTTTCTACCTCGGACACTTCCACACAGACTGAGAACTTCTTCTCCACCGAGCTCTGCAGTTACCTTAAGTTTTATCAACAAAGTAGATTGGATAACAACCGATTGGACTTAATAGCACTAGACCTAAGCCTACCTCCGAAAATGAGAACAGACCCTGGAAAGTCCTTGTTGGACTCGGTGAAGACGTCAGCTCTCAAGGTTAAAAGTGTAGTTGGGGCGACAGGTACAAAGACATTACCCCCTATTCGATCAGCGTTTAGACCTGGGAAGCATAAGGACTTCAGTGTGCCTCCACCAAGCTCCACTCAAGTAAAAGTGAGTAAGGAAACCCTTGCCAGTCAGGCCCCTTGTACTGCTCAAGGTAAAGTTGAAACAACTCCAAGCCCCCAGTCGGAGGCAGAGCCAAAGTCTTCAGACACAACAGTGTCCAGTGAGGAAAGCATCCGCAGTGGCAGAGCTGACCTAGTCCAG GTGAAGGCAGTCCAGATGAGACTCAACGAGTCATTTTTCTTCAGGTCAAAAGGAGAGGGACTTTCACCCAGACCAGAGTCACCACTGATGAAACTCATACAAGGCAGGGAGAAGAAAAGCAGAAAGAAGCGCTAA
- the zgc:162634 gene encoding phosphatidylinositol N-acetylglucosaminyltransferase subunit Y: MFSLANLVVLIPIVSLCGLLFSAAVDDNFPQGCTSSSSLCFYSLLLPVTIPVFVFFHLWSWMGIKLFRHN; this comes from the coding sequence ATGTTTTCCCTCGCCAACCTGGTGGTGCTGATCCCTATTGTTTCACTGTGTGGTTTGTTATTTTCCGCTGCGGTGGATGATAACTTCCCCCAGGGATGTactagcagcagcagcctgtgtTTCTATAGCCTGCTGCTGCCAGTCACCATTCCCGTCTTCGTCTTCTTCCACCTCTGGAGCTGGATGGGAATTAAGCTCTTCAGACACAACTag